The following coding sequences lie in one Aspergillus puulaauensis MK2 DNA, chromosome 3, nearly complete sequence genomic window:
- a CDS encoding uncharacterized protein (COG:S;~EggNog:ENOG410PM8D;~InterPro:IPR036236,IPR013087,IPR007219;~PFAM:PF00096,PF04082;~go_function: GO:0003677 - DNA binding [Evidence IEA];~go_function: GO:0008270 - zinc ion binding [Evidence IEA];~go_process: GO:0006351 - transcription, DNA-templated [Evidence IEA]): protein MPAPSPSTRKARTCPYCKREFRRHEHLQRHVRLHTKEKPYACACGETFARRDLLKRHRGLVHGGLEPSPSPHGDTRSPQVGVASPAQSHGKVTAGPPSVTPHRGDPFVYYPLSAQPGDSASFIPTEAATGGDEPTINTIQDSTVLYPATSELYPPLEEFSEFINSMGLALDLDSPLNLGGLLPEHDPPPDTTHRVSRNISSAPITRADPDEDQIESPNRAQMPTLLPIPLNPWIQAAVYIPLLKITESQRANIVQDLEPFQHLLSGFTLPSRESMTRFLNAYFDGVYLHLPFIHCASFNPEKNPLELVLAMAATGAQYRYEHRKGRTLYHASKIIFHEKQKARHALSNNHESTAALNTTGAHSSSSNTTDDLRCLLNLIIYATWQQDVELVRDACDMQSILVRLLRDSGLVEERSTTTDISSLDWQTWLQLESDRRVKLFSFAFLNLQSIAYNLPPIFLSSEINLRLPCTCDEWRTVDQSHWKQVRQSIHQDQSLFQDALSFLLEDQNDTHDASLQPTPSPTASLLLIHGLLQRILLSRQASMSRTVPQVDIFTNALRRWTSRWQLAPESSLDPLNPNGPIPFTSTALLGLAYARLELDLGPARMLKTRNPREIAQGLLRSPSIERGPHLLPALLHATHALSIPVKLGVEYVSRSQAFVWSIQHALCGLEFAVLLDKWLKAIGRSMDEKPLEEHEQRILDWIRRVVEEGRSSVEDEDTMPEALNCNRLAFFVVRLWARIMRGNAQWPFVDVIGQSLELYAEALDTIHPVS, encoded by the exons ATGCCTGCCCCATCGCCCAGCACGAGGAAAGCCCGTACTTGTCCGTACTGCAAGCGCGAGTTTCGCCGCCACGAACACCTCCAACGCCATGTTAGACTGC ACACCAAAGAAAAACCCTACGCATGTGCGTGCGGGGAGACCTTTGCAAGAAGAGACCTCTTGAAGCGCCACCGTGGTCTCGTGCATGGAGGCCTCgagccatctccatccccacaTGGAGATACAAGGTCTCCCCAGGTTGGTGTCGCATCACCAGCACAATCCCACGGGAAAGTTACGGCAGGGCCCCCATCAGTCACTCCCCATCGTGGAGACCCATTTGTGTATTATCCATTGTCAGCTCAGCCAGGAGATAGTGCATCCTTCATCCCCACCGAGGCTGCAACGGGTGGCGACGAACCTACCATTAATACCATTCAAGACTCAA CTGTATTATATCCCGCAACTTCAGAGCTCTATCCTCCATTGGAAGAATTCAGCGAATTCATCAACAGTATGGGTCTTGCGCTTGATCTTGACAGCCCTTTGAACTTGGGCGGTCTTTTGCCGGAGCACGATCCTCCCCCTGATACTACCCATAGGGTTAGCAGGAATATATCAAGCGCTCCAATTACCAGAGCTGACCCTGATGAAGACCAAATCGAGTCTCCTAACCGGGCACAAATGCCGACGTTGCTTCCGATACCGTTGAATCCCTGGA TACAGGCAGCCGTTTATATACCACTTTTAAAGATAACCGAGAGCCAAAGAGCAAATATTGTACAGGATCTCGAGCCATTTCAACATCTATTATCCGGATTCACCTTACCGTCCAGAGAGTCGATGACTCGGTTCTTGAATGCTTACTTTGACGGCGTATATCTTCACTTGCCATTCATACATTGTGCTTCATTCAACCCGGAGAAGAACCCCTTAGAGCTTGTTCTagcaatggcagcaacagGCGCGCAGTATAGGTACGAACATCGAAAAGGTCGTACGCTTTACCACGCATCTAAAATTATCTTCcacgagaagcagaaggccaGACATGCGCTTTCAAACAATCACGAGTCGACCGCGGCCTTGAATACCACCGGAGCACACTCATCAAGTTCAAACACTACAGACGATTTAAGATGCCTCCTCAATCTTATAATCTACGCCACCTGGCAGCAAGATGTTGAGCTTGTGCGCGATGCGTGCGATATGCAGAGCATCCTAGTTCGCCTGTTGAGGGATAGtgggctggtcgaggaaAGGAGCACAACCACTGACATTTCCAGTCTTGACTGGCAAACATGGCTCCAACTGGAATCGGACCGCCGCGTCAAgctcttttctttcgctTTTCTGAACCTACAAAGTATTGCGTACAATCTGCCACCGATATTTCTTAGCAGCGAAATCAACCTGCGGCTGCCATGTACCTGTGACGAATGGCGTACGGTAGATCAATCCCATTGGAAGCAGGTCAGACAGTCCATCCATCAAGATCAGAGTCTCTTCCAGGATGCACTGTCGTTTCTGCTAGAGGACCAGAATGATACGCATGACGCTTCCCTTCAGCCAACCCCGTCACCCACGGCTAGTCTACTTCTGATACATGGGCTGTTGCAAAGAATTCTGCTCAGCCGACAAGCATCCATGTCCCGTACAGTGCCACAGGTGGATATATTCAC AAACGCCCTGCGCCGATGGACTTCACGATGGCAACTGGCACCAGAATCCAGCCTCGACCCATTAAACCCAAATGGCCCAATTCCCTTTACATCAACAGCCCTACTAGGATTAGCGTATGCCCGTCTAGAACTGGACCTGGGACCAGCCAGAATGCTGAAAACGCGAAACCCGCGGGAGATCGCTCAAGGGCTTCTGCGGTCTCCATCTATAGAGCGCGGACCGCATCTACTCCCAGCGTTACTCCACGCTACGCATGCACTCAGTATTCCTGTGAAACTGGGAGTTGAATACGTCTCCCGAAGCCAGGCGTTTGTATGGAGTATTCAACATGCGCTTTGTGGGTTAGAGTTTGCGGTCTTGCTAGATAAGTGGTTGAAAGCGATAGGGAGGTCAATGGATGAGAAGCCTTTAGAAG AACACGAACAACGGATACTCGATTGGATCCGCCGAGTCGTAGAAGAAGGGCGATCATCtgtcgaagatgaggatACGATGCCGGAGGCCTTGAACTGTAATCGCTTGGCCTTCTTTGTCGTAAGGCTCTGGGCGCGCATTATGCGTGGGAATGCGCAGTGGCCGTTTGTGGATGTTATAGGACAGAGTCTGGAGTTGTATGCGGAGGCCCTGGACACTATTCACCCAGTGTCATGA
- a CDS encoding uncharacterized protein (COG:J;~EggNog:ENOG410Q9YR;~InterPro:IPR006175,IPR035959;~PFAM:PF01042) gives MSSLKYINEPGAGQKHSDLCHYSQATVLNPGSTIIKCSGQGGWTNGGDLDPNNIKGQVDLAFENVDRVLQASGLRGWEDVYLVRSYHVGMRASFDHVVGKLKQRVPGHRPVWTAIAVPELAFPDMRIEIEVEAVKAQ, from the coding sequence ATGTCATCCCTCAAATACATAAACGAACCCGGTGCCGGCCAAAAGCACAGCGACCTCTGCCACTACAGCCAAGCAACCGTGCTCAACCCGGGCTCTACCATCATAAAATGCTCCGGCCAAGGCGGCTGGACGAACGGCGGCGACCTGGACCCAAACAACATCAAAGGCCAAGTGGACCTCGCTTTTGAAAATGTCGACAGGGTCTTACAGGCTTCTGGGCTGCGCGGGTGGGAGGATGTGTACCTAGTCCGTTCTTACCATGTCGGTATGCGGGCCTCTTTTGACCATGTGGTTGGGAAGTTGAAGCAGAGGGTTCCTGGGCATAGGCCTGTTTGGACGGCGATTGCGGTGCCTGAGTTGGCGTTTCCGGATATGaggattgagattgaggttgaggctgtTAAGGCGCAATGA
- a CDS encoding MFS transporter (COG:U;~EggNog:ENOG410QE3B;~InterPro:IPR020846,IPR011701,IPR036259;~PFAM:PF07690;~TransMembrane:13 (n15-27c35/36o54-72i84-105o111-132i144-168o174-195i216-237o249-269i289-310o330-346i353-372o378-397i418-438o458-480i);~go_function: GO:0022857 - transmembrane transporter activity [Evidence IEA];~go_process: GO:0055085 - transmembrane transport [Evidence IEA]): MPISSVMQMSKFREVLFVSIICMTQLLNQASLGQTLSIINVIGSSFDITDPPELTWLIAGYSLTVGTFILIFGRMGDVFGYKRLVIIGLSWYSLWSLISGLAFYSNKVLFIFARALAGIGPSITLPNALAMLGYAYEPGFKKQLAFSLFAAVSPAGIVLGATFAALFALSWWPWAFFTSAIVIALTAILSYFVLPDLPSGAQSLSTGHVKGRLHKYLIQLDLAGSLTGVLGLVLFNFAWNQAAITGWKTPYVCVTLALGAGFILAFIYIEKHVSTFPLIPREAFNHDTAFILGCIACSWGNFGIWLYYIWQEFEVVRGASPLLACAWKSPVAVMGFVAAGSAVFILNRMHSSWVMVIVMLGSISGTVLPATAPPDQTYWAQIFPCLFIIPWGLDMSFPAATLQLSKQMAKEHQGVSASLVNTVVNYSISLALGFAGTVEREASMGYTGREKTLRGFRAAWYFGIGLSVFGLALSFVFVLLRYQGRQKAGSVA; the protein is encoded by the exons ATGCCTATATCAAGTGTTATGCAAATGTCCAAATTTCGCGAGGTTCTCTTCGTATCCATCATCTGCATGACACAGCTTCTCAACCAGGCAAGTCTAGGTCAAACATTGAG TATCATCAATGTCATCGGTTCATCGTTCGACATCACCGATCCCCCGGAGTTGACCTGGCTCATCGCCGGATACAGTCTCACAGTGGGGACATTCATTCTGATATTTGGACGAATGGGCGACGTCTTTGGCTACAAACGCCTCGTTATAATTGGATTAAGCTGGTACTCTCTTTGGTCTCTTATCTCAGGGCTAGCCTTCTACTCCAACAAGGTACTCTTTATCTTCGCGCGGGCACTTGCCGGTATTGGCCCCTCTATAACTCTGCCAAATGCCCTGGCAATGCTGGGCTACGCCTATGAGCCGGGCTTTAAGAAG CAACTAGCTTTCAGCCTCTTCGCCGCTGTATCCCCTGCCGGCATCGTTCTGGGAGCTACATTCGCCGCTCTGTTTGCCTTGTCATGGTGGCCCTGGGCCTTTTTCACCTCTGCCATTGTCATTGCACTCACAGCTATTCTCTCATATTTTGTCCTACCGGACCTACCAAGCGGAGCGCAGTCTCTGTCCACGGGCCATGTTAAGGGCAGATTACACAAATacctcatccagctcgacCTCGCCGGGTCCCTGACCGGAGTGCTAGGACTCGTCTTATTCAACTTCGCCTGGAACCAAGCCGCCATTACAGGGTGGAAGACACCATACGTCTGTGTCACCCTGGCACTAGGAGCTGGGTTTATACTTGCGTTCATATATATCGAGAAGCACGTTTCCACATTCCCGCTCATCCCTAGGGAGGCGTTCAACCACGACACAGCATTCATCCTAGGATGCATTGCCTGCTCGTGGGGCAACTTCGGGATCTGGCTATACTACATCTGGCAAGAATTCGAGGTGGTGCGGGGTGCATCTCCTCTCCTTGCATGTGCATGGAAGAGTCCAGTGGCGGTGATGGGGTTTGTCGCTGCGGGGTCTGCGGTATTTATTCTCAACAGAATGCATTCGTCGTGGGTTATGGTTATTGTGATGCTAGGGTCAATTAGTGGGACGGTTTTACCTGCGACTGCGCCGCCGGACCAGACGTACTGGGCGCAGATATTTCCGTGCCTTTTTATCATCCCGTGGGGGCTTGATATGAGTTTTCCGGCTGCGACGCTGCAGCTCTCGAAACAAATGGCGAAGGAGCATCAGGGGGTTTCGGCGAGTCTGGTCAACACCGTGgttaattatagtatatcGTTGGCTCTGGGGTTTGCGGGGACTGTTGAGAGGGAGGCTAGTATGGGGTATAcagggagggagaagacgcTGAGAGGGTTTAGAGCGGCATGGTATTTTGGTATTGGATTGTCGGTCTTTGGACTTGCGTTGAGCTTCGTGTTTGTCCTATTGAGATATCAGGGTAGACAGAAGGCTGGTTCTGTTGCTTAG
- a CDS encoding uncharacterized protein (COG:S;~EggNog:ENOG410PR5X;~InterPro:IPR036864,IPR001138;~PFAM:PF00172;~go_function: GO:0000981 - DNA-binding transcription factor activity, RNA polymerase II-specific [Evidence IEA];~go_function: GO:0008270 - zinc ion binding [Evidence IEA];~go_process: GO:0006355 - regulation of transcription, DNA-templated [Evidence IEA]) has translation MDPLPFIRPRHVDAPSPTQGGTALPPRRKTSAACTSCRAKKSRCDGQKPFCSECIKLRRRCIYEDSDKRKKETWKSAISELGEKNDRLEAIVKSLNCNSFDDAIDQLRHLRGNQHQDTAYSGVDETGNLTASYTPSSAQSSTGSSVAKVLARERPELTPRTDSSATLFDVDDLDLPPEDITRHAVAAFFTCGSTLFYIMPQADSKGLVQAVYEQIPDVTKSMVCQVCALAAVGSYYCTGEIPAAAMERYFQQASSLLQDVTVEDDLGAMRVFACLSVYLILLKGTSARAMTSSGLNVARNSFKKYSPKANVAAWVEWAKVLRTLAFTECWLSSTLSYKVDLGQEEVDAVHDLAASESAKNPENELNASFIQAQIFKLSFLSAQIFEYIRSTADLAMADMQQLSARLLTWLWELPPCMSLASLTSGDPRTPSSAWRPLLFLHMLHINLQIIIYERVMHVVLKRSSNLPDDMIVREVLQIPPATQQIYESFAQQLARIVRLLYEEHCVLARCWITINACYHSSLILLLSAAQHLALGAGAHQELVVQDLSHVRVCLQVLQFCEEFDIAAMRHVDVIAPLYQRLCDAVGQPGAVSSLAEMQPMTDMKGDGEIPMQLGHIIYQSLAAMSLPCQEIWV, from the exons ATGGATCCGCTACCCTTTATTCGGCCAAGGCATGTTGATGCGCCCAGCCCTACACAAGGCGGCACCGCGCTGCCTCCGAGAAGGAAAACCAGCGCCGCATGCACTAGCTGCCGCGCTAAGAAGTCCAGA TGCGATGGGCAAAAGCCGTTCTGCTCAGAGTGTATCAAGCTTCGCAGGCGATGCATATACGAAGACTCGGATAAGCGGAAGAAGGAGACCTGGAAATCAGCCATCAGTGAGCTGGGCGAGAAGAACGACCGGCTGGAAGCTATCGTCAAGTCATTAAACTGCAACTCGTTTGACGATGCTATTGACCAGCTCCGACACCTGCGTGGCAATCAGCATCAGGATACGGCGTATTCCGGCGTCGACGAAACCGGCAACCTCACTGCGAGCTATACCCCGAGCTCAGCTCAGTCGTCTACGGGCTCTTCTGTAGCCAAGGTTCTTGCTAGAGAGAGACCAGAGCTCACTCCACGAACTGATAGCAGTGCGACACTGTTTGATGTAGACGATTTGGACTTGCCGCCCGAAGACATTACTCGCCATGCGGTGGCGGCATTCTTCACCTGTGGCTCGACGTTGTTTTATATCATGCCGCAGGCGGACTCTAAGGGTCTAGTCCAAGCCGTTTATGAACAAATACCGGATGTCACGAAGAGCATGGTCTGCCAAGTCTGTGCACTGGCGGCGGTTGGGAGCTATTACTGTACTGGTGAGATCCCAGCTGCTGCTATGGAACGGTATTTCCAACAGGCGTCCTCGCTGTTGCAAGATGTGACCGTAGAGGATGATCTGGGCGCCATGCGTGTTTTTGCTTGTCTTTCAGTGTACTTGATTCTGCTCAAGGGCACCAGTGCTAGGGCCATGACAA GCTCTGGGCTAAACGTCGCCCGAAACAGTTTCAAAAAATACTCGCCAAAGGCTAACGTTGCAGCCTGGGTGGAATGGGCGAAAGTCCTGCGAACACTCGCCTTTACAGAGTG CTGGCTATCGTCAACGCTCAGTTACAAGGTTGACTTGGGACAAGAAGAAGTGGACGCG GTCCATGATCTTGCTGCGTCTGAATCGGCCAAAAACCCTGAAAATGAACTGAATGCCAGTTTCATTCAGGCCCAAATTTTCAAACTGTCGTTTCTCTCTGCCCAGATATTTGAGTATATTCGATCAACCGCCGATCTCGCCATGGCCGACATGCAACAACTATCAGCCAGACTATTAACTTGGCTCTGGGAGCTCCCCCCATGCATGTCTTTAGCATCGCTCACGTCTGGGGATCCACGCACTCCTAGCTCTGCATGGCGACCACTGCTCTTTCTCCACATGCTCCATATCAACCTACAAATCATTATATATGAGCGCGTCATGCATGTGGTTCTGAAACGATCATCGAACCTCCCAGATGACATGATCGTACGTGAAGTACTGCAGATACCTCCGGCAACGCAGCAGATATACGAGTCTTTTGCCCAGCAGCTAGCTCGCATCGTGCGACTTTTATACGAAGAGCACTGTGTTCTTGCACGATGCTGGATTACAAT TAACGCGTGCTACCACTCCAGCCTAATCCTGCTTCTAAGCGCCGCGCAGCATCTCGCACTCGGGGCAGGTGCACACCAGGAGCTAGTTGTACAGGATTTATCACACGTACGGGTGTGCCTTCAGGTGTTACAGTTCTGTGAGGAGTTTGATATTGCAGCCATGCGTCATGTCGATGTTATTGCTCCGTTATACCAGCGCTTATGCGATGCGGTTGGCCAACCGGGTGCTGTAAGCTCGCTGGCCGAGATGCAGCCGATGACCGATATGAAAGGCGATGGTGAGATTCCAATGCAACTTGGGCATATTATTTATCAGTCCTTGGCTGCGATGAGTTTGCCGTGTCAGGAGATTTGGGTTTGA
- a CDS encoding uncharacterized protein (COG:S;~EggNog:ENOG410Q0HN): protein MPTLTSIPTECLLVILQSCDSISQATALSSICRQSHSVYVSNKYAVLAECGKRDIPAFNESLMAVRATNIVMDHFHKGQFPPKPFPLSIGVESRKPSSEEMRQVFDWEHLIRCIEDICLHNTEWGRESPYFDKTADSETPSPEWLTWRQNFRRSMYRSLMMGAVLCAEYQEPVALSNKDGIPKGFLEDLQGRIDRDDPDEPFMRSDEMAYLLKHPVFNFEAYDDHHSIYGQLAEFLQQQTENHRQVSPEIRDMYPEYASLEEVARDHAVIFQAEMVQCLKSCMTLSNHCGASQIFKEANKPFEKRARSITIIRLGSFYPEHIAMPANPHHAHQMLLLAEPLPQNKENTAWNSSSHLMDSILGFMHHFSGQPNHYAGGFPTPPPPLQVFQYVARRFLGLRFSDEAFDERWVEAAYIQFAHYPQISGIFLDEAPDDGSMFDTLDGEGQYNVYYGSGAY, encoded by the exons ATGCCCACCCTGACGTCCATTCCAACCGAATGCCTTCTCGTCATTCTCCAAAGCTGTGACAGTATATCTCAGGCTACTGCTCTTTCTTCAATATGCAGACAATCCCACTCCGTTTACGTCTCAAACAAGTACGCAGTCTTAGCAGAATGCGGGAAGCGCGATATCCCCGCCTTCAATGAGTCCCTTATGGCA GTCCGCGCGACAAACATCGTCATGGACCACTTCCACAAGGGGCAGTTTCCGCCAAAGCCTTTCCCCCTCTCCATAGGCGTGGAATCGCGAAAACCATCGTCTGAGGAAATGCGGCAAGTGTTTGACTGGGAACATCTGATCAGGTGCATCGAGGACATCTGCTTGCACAATACGGAATGGGGTCGAGAAAGTCCTTACTTTGATAAGACGGCTGATTCTGAAACGCCGTCCCCGGAATGGCTCACTTGGAGACAGAACTTCCGGCGCTCAATGTACCGATCATTAATGATGGGTGCGGTCTTATGTGCAGAATACCAGGAGCCCGTAGCGCTGTCTAATAAGGATGGCATTCCAAAGGGGTTTCTAGAAGATCTGCAGGGTCGAATCGACCGAGATGATCCAGACGAACCATTTATGAGGAGTGATGAGATGGCATACCTACTCAAGCACCCGGTCTTCAATTTCGAGGCCTACGACGACCATCACTCTATATACGGACAGCTAGCGGAGTTCCTTCAGCAGCAAACTGAGAACCATCGACAGGTCAGCCCAGAAATACGAGATATGTATCCGGAGTACGCAAGTCTAGAGGAAGTTGCCCGGGACCATGCTGTAATATTCCAAGCTGAGATGGTGCAATGCCTCAAGTCATGCATGACGCTTTCAAATCACTGTGGAGCGTCACAAATATTCAAAGAAGCCAATAAACCTTTTGAAAAACGTGCTCGAAGCATCACAATTATCCGATTGGGATCATTCTATCCTGAACACATTGCTATGCCGGCCAATCCCCATCATGCACACCAGATGCTTCTGCTTGCAGAGCCTCTTCcccaaaacaaagaaaacacaGCATGgaattcctcctcccacttgaTGGACTCAATTCTTGGCTTCATGCACCATTTTTCTGGTCAGCCCAACCATTACGCAGGGGGATTCCcaactccgcctcctcccttGCAGGTCTTCCAGTACGTCGCCCGAAGGTTCCTGGGTCTCCGCTTTTCAGACGAAGCATTTGACGAAAGATGGGTCGAGGCTGCGTATATCCAGTTTGCGCATTATCCACAAATCTCTGGCATTTTTCTGGATGAGGCTCCTGATGATGGCTCAATGTTTGACACTCTGGACGGAGAGGGTCAGTATAATGTATACTATGGATCAGGTGCGTACTAG